One window of the Rhizobium sp. ARZ01 genome contains the following:
- a CDS encoding glycosyltransferase family 2 protein encodes MIESPDVTFVIAAYNSADTIGRAIESALVQRDVVTEVVVIDDASSDETRDIVGRIADPRVRLIALSQNRGPGGARNAGMEAATGRWIAILDSDDTVEPGRLARLISRAEKAKAQIAVDNLDVVAGDGSRQRMFSEAVLARQNQLTLPAFIASNVLFRTEHNFGYMKPVFARSFLAEHGLRFDETLKIGEDYILLASALARGGRCVVEPTAGYVYHVREGSISRVLKPHHVEAMILSDQRFVIDHRLDPSAKAAQQRRSKSLREARSFLALVEHLKHGALLRALREAIGNPAAIRLLRMPIAVRLRRLLGRSAAPTIRAAAKPAGVRSIPGKGPHISKG; translated from the coding sequence ATGATCGAGTCTCCTGACGTCACTTTCGTCATCGCCGCCTATAATTCCGCCGATACGATCGGCCGTGCGATCGAGAGCGCGCTCGTTCAACGCGATGTCGTCACAGAAGTCGTCGTCATCGACGATGCCTCATCGGACGAGACCCGGGACATCGTCGGCCGGATCGCCGATCCACGTGTGCGCCTGATTGCGCTTTCGCAGAACCGTGGCCCGGGAGGCGCGCGCAATGCCGGCATGGAGGCGGCAACCGGACGATGGATCGCGATCCTCGATTCCGACGACACTGTGGAGCCGGGTCGGCTGGCACGACTGATCTCGCGTGCCGAGAAGGCCAAGGCCCAAATTGCCGTCGACAATCTCGATGTCGTCGCAGGCGACGGTTCCCGCCAGCGCATGTTTTCGGAAGCAGTGCTGGCGCGGCAGAATCAACTCACTTTGCCAGCCTTCATCGCCTCCAACGTCCTGTTCCGAACCGAGCACAATTTCGGCTACATGAAGCCTGTGTTCGCACGAAGCTTCCTCGCAGAACACGGCTTGCGCTTCGATGAGACGCTAAAGATTGGCGAGGACTATATCCTGCTTGCCTCGGCGCTGGCGCGCGGCGGCCGATGTGTGGTCGAGCCAACCGCCGGATACGTCTACCACGTGCGCGAGGGCTCCATTTCCCGTGTCCTGAAGCCGCATCATGTCGAGGCCATGATCCTCTCTGATCAGCGCTTCGTCATTGATCATCGCCTCGACCCATCTGCGAAGGCGGCGCAACAGCGCCGAAGCAAAAGTCTTCGCGAGGCGCGCTCTTTCCTCGCGCTGGTCGAACACCTGAAACACGGTGCTCTCTTGCGCGCGCTCCGCGAGGCGATCGGCAATCCCGCCGCAATTCGACTTCTTCGCATGCCGATTGCCGTCCGCCTGCGCCGCCTTCTGGGCCGCTCCGCGGCCCCCACCATACGCGCCGCCGCCAAGCCGGCCGGCGTAAGATCGATCCCGGGCAAGGGCCCACACATCAGCAAAGGATAA
- a CDS encoding glycosyltransferase family 2 protein: MSATRPTLPFSCIDIAVCTFRRPELERTLRSLANIDVPADSSVRIIVADNDVVPSAAGLVENLRAEIPFGIDYIHCPASNISIARNACLDQSRGEFLAFIDDDETASPEWLVRLVETMSENGADVVLGPVKAQYGTAPKWMRRADLHSTRPVWVGGEIRTGYTCNVLLRLTARPLAGRRFSLSLGRTGGEDTEFFSLAKHAGARIAFAPTAWVHEPVTESRATFAWLARRRYRMGQTHGRLLADRPHNGGRVAQVGLAAAKSLFCAGACIATAFFPAQRYRYALRAIMHAGAVSGLMGVREIEQYGLPETRTS; this comes from the coding sequence ATGAGCGCGACGCGGCCGACTTTGCCTTTCTCCTGCATTGATATCGCAGTTTGCACCTTCAGGCGTCCGGAACTGGAGCGGACCCTGCGATCCTTGGCCAATATCGACGTGCCCGCCGACAGCTCGGTGCGCATCATCGTCGCTGACAACGATGTGGTACCGAGCGCCGCGGGTCTCGTCGAAAACCTGCGTGCTGAGATCCCCTTTGGGATCGACTACATCCACTGCCCCGCGTCGAACATCTCGATTGCCCGTAACGCCTGCCTCGATCAGAGCCGCGGCGAGTTTCTCGCTTTCATCGACGACGACGAAACCGCCTCGCCAGAATGGTTGGTCCGTCTCGTGGAGACGATGAGCGAAAACGGAGCCGATGTCGTACTGGGTCCCGTGAAGGCGCAATACGGGACGGCACCGAAATGGATGCGCCGTGCAGATCTCCATTCGACCCGCCCTGTCTGGGTCGGCGGGGAAATCCGTACCGGCTACACGTGCAACGTCCTGCTTCGTCTCACGGCCCGGCCTCTTGCGGGACGCCGCTTCAGCCTTTCGCTCGGCCGCACGGGCGGCGAGGACACCGAGTTCTTCTCGCTCGCAAAGCATGCCGGGGCTCGCATCGCTTTTGCTCCAACAGCCTGGGTGCACGAGCCGGTGACCGAAAGCCGGGCCACATTCGCGTGGCTCGCCCGGCGTCGTTATCGCATGGGGCAAACCCACGGCAGACTACTCGCCGATCGGCCCCACAATGGTGGCAGAGTTGCGCAGGTCGGGCTTGCTGCAGCGAAATCACTGTTTTGCGCGGGTGCCTGCATTGCGACGGCCTTTTTCCCGGCCCAACGCTACCGCTACGCGCTGCGCGCCATCATGCATGCCGGCGCGGTGAGCGGCCTGATGGGCGTGCGGGAGATCGAGCAATACGGGCTGCCGGAGACACGCACGTCATGA
- a CDS encoding glycosyltransferase family 2 protein: MTGETLASVRCLIVIPCLNEAEHIGPLIDKLGGALEALDSMLVVVDGGSTDGTREIVREIASENPKVHLLDNPRRIQSAAVNLAVATFGAQYDYLIRIDAHGQYPDDYCQVLVDEATATGADSVVVAMQTIGFGAFQKATAFAQNSKLGNGGARHRVGATSHWADHGHHALMRIAAFQAVGGYDEAFSHNEDAELDYRLNRAQYRIWMTAKTSMIYYPRASAGPLFRQYFAYGRGRARNVLKHRAWPSLRQVIPLSVMPVTAGALLAIINWAAVIPVGFWALACLGYGFWMAIGQRNAYGPLAAISAMVMHFAWSAGFWRELFDFRGRRMAAYGANAGVTP, encoded by the coding sequence ATGACAGGTGAAACGCTTGCATCCGTGCGCTGCCTGATCGTCATTCCCTGCCTCAATGAGGCCGAGCACATCGGACCGCTGATCGACAAGCTTGGCGGCGCGCTTGAAGCGCTCGATTCGATGCTCGTCGTCGTCGACGGTGGCAGCACGGACGGCACGCGGGAGATCGTTCGCGAGATCGCGTCGGAAAATCCGAAGGTCCATCTGCTCGACAATCCCCGACGCATCCAGAGCGCGGCCGTCAACCTCGCCGTTGCCACCTTCGGCGCGCAATACGACTACCTGATCCGGATCGATGCCCATGGCCAATACCCGGACGACTATTGCCAGGTGCTGGTGGACGAGGCCACCGCGACCGGTGCTGATTCCGTTGTGGTCGCCATGCAGACCATCGGCTTCGGCGCGTTCCAGAAGGCGACCGCTTTTGCGCAGAACTCAAAGCTCGGCAATGGCGGCGCCAGGCATCGCGTCGGCGCAACCAGCCATTGGGCCGATCACGGCCACCACGCTCTCATGCGCATCGCTGCCTTCCAGGCCGTCGGCGGTTACGACGAGGCCTTCAGCCACAACGAGGATGCCGAACTCGACTACCGGCTGAACCGGGCGCAATACCGCATCTGGATGACCGCGAAGACGAGCATGATCTACTATCCGCGCGCCAGCGCCGGGCCGCTCTTCCGCCAGTATTTCGCCTACGGTCGTGGTCGGGCGCGGAACGTCCTCAAGCATCGTGCATGGCCGAGCCTGCGCCAGGTGATCCCGCTCTCCGTCATGCCCGTGACCGCGGGCGCATTGCTTGCCATTATCAACTGGGCAGCTGTCATTCCGGTCGGGTTCTGGGCCCTCGCCTGCCTTGGCTACGGCTTCTGGATGGCCATCGGCCAACGCAACGCCTACGGCCCGCTTGCCGCCATTTCGGCCATGGTGATGCATTTTGCCTGGTCTGCCGGCTTCTGGCGCGAGCTTTTCGATTTCCGTGGCAGACGAATGGCGGCCTATGGTGCCAACGCAGGGGTGACGCCATGA
- a CDS encoding glycosyl transferase family 1: MLRILYFAHDLADPAVRRRVLALQAGDAVVTLAGFRRGEKTGAAISGVTPIELGVTEDARFVQRIGAIAVARLRLERALQGITRPDLIIARNLEMLAIAQKAVSLLGGDVPIVYECLDIHRLLLRKDWAGRAIRAVEARLGQGVSLLVTSSPAFVENYFRPLSGIEAPVFLLENKVLELDEDAPSVPGPRCPGEDAPWRIGWFGALRCRKSLDLLSRFSRAMEGKVEIVVRGRPTYAELKDFDTFMRGEPFMSFRGAYRNPEDLGEIYSEVQFCWAIDFFEEGLNSAWLLPNRVYEGCRYGTVPIAIKGTETARYLAGKQIGLTLDNDTVASLVDLFSTVERQSYSDHFARIARQGAGHWTFGRSDCQALVHRLAKVAGSPQPAGRARALAQAATNGDRPT; this comes from the coding sequence ATGCTGCGAATCCTTTATTTCGCGCACGACCTTGCCGACCCGGCAGTGCGGCGCAGGGTGCTTGCCCTGCAGGCAGGCGACGCCGTGGTAACGCTCGCCGGCTTTCGCCGAGGAGAGAAGACGGGAGCCGCCATCAGCGGCGTCACGCCGATCGAGCTCGGCGTGACCGAGGATGCCCGCTTCGTCCAGCGTATCGGCGCGATTGCTGTTGCACGGCTACGGCTGGAGCGCGCGTTGCAAGGCATCACGAGGCCGGACCTGATCATCGCGCGCAATCTCGAAATGCTCGCGATCGCACAAAAGGCCGTGTCGCTCCTCGGCGGGGATGTGCCGATCGTCTATGAATGCCTGGATATCCACCGCCTGTTGCTGCGCAAGGATTGGGCTGGTCGAGCCATCCGGGCCGTTGAAGCGAGGCTTGGGCAGGGCGTCAGCCTGCTCGTGACGAGTTCGCCCGCATTCGTCGAGAATTATTTTCGCCCGTTGTCCGGTATCGAGGCACCGGTTTTCCTCCTTGAAAACAAGGTTCTCGAGCTTGATGAAGATGCGCCTTCCGTGCCCGGGCCGCGCTGCCCCGGTGAGGATGCCCCCTGGAGGATCGGCTGGTTCGGTGCGTTGCGCTGCCGCAAGTCGCTGGATCTGCTTTCGCGCTTCTCGCGCGCTATGGAGGGGAAGGTCGAGATCGTCGTCCGCGGCCGTCCGACCTATGCCGAGCTGAAGGATTTCGACACCTTCATGCGTGGCGAACCTTTCATGAGCTTTCGCGGGGCCTACCGCAATCCGGAAGACCTCGGCGAAATCTACAGCGAGGTCCAGTTCTGCTGGGCCATCGATTTCTTCGAGGAGGGCCTGAACTCGGCCTGGCTGCTGCCGAACCGGGTCTATGAAGGCTGCCGGTACGGCACCGTTCCAATCGCGATCAAGGGCACCGAGACTGCCCGCTACCTCGCCGGCAAACAGATCGGCCTCACTCTCGACAATGACACCGTCGCAAGTCTGGTCGATCTGTTCTCGACCGTCGAACGTCAAAGCTATTCCGACCACTTCGCCCGTATCGCCCGGCAGGGCGCCGGGCATTGGACCTTCGGCCGGAGTGACTGCCAGGCCCTGGTGCATCGTCTCGCAAAGGTGGCCGGATCGCCGCAACCGGCCGGTCGCGCCCGCGCCCTGGCACAAGCCGCAACAAATGGAGATCGACCTACATGA
- a CDS encoding glycoside hydrolase family 16 protein: protein MTKRMHSLTLAAIFAAVLSSPAAAQKGASGASFVENFDKLDTSIWYVSDGWNNGAHQNCTWSNDQVRAESGVLSLTFERRQLGERDYACGEIQTRSRFGYGTYEVRMKAADGSGLNSAFFTFIGPADKKPHDEIDFEVLGKNPAKVQLNQYVSGKGGNEALADVPGGANSGFNDYAFVWEKQRLRYYVNGTLVHEVTDATKLPVNAQKIFVSLWGTDSLTDWMGTFSYSAPTQLLIDRIAFTAEGDGCQFAESVACTLN from the coding sequence ATGACAAAACGAATGCACTCCCTCACGCTCGCAGCTATCTTTGCAGCAGTCCTTTCTTCCCCGGCGGCTGCCCAGAAGGGCGCGAGCGGCGCATCCTTCGTCGAGAATTTTGACAAGCTGGACACATCCATCTGGTACGTCTCAGATGGCTGGAACAACGGCGCACACCAGAACTGCACGTGGTCGAATGACCAGGTCCGTGCGGAAAGCGGCGTACTTTCCCTGACCTTCGAGCGACGTCAGCTTGGTGAACGGGACTATGCCTGCGGCGAGATCCAGACGCGCAGCCGCTTCGGCTACGGCACCTATGAAGTGCGGATGAAGGCCGCCGACGGTTCCGGTCTCAACTCGGCCTTCTTCACCTTTATCGGCCCGGCCGACAAGAAGCCGCACGATGAGATCGATTTCGAGGTGCTCGGCAAGAACCCGGCCAAGGTGCAGCTCAACCAATACGTTTCCGGCAAGGGCGGAAACGAGGCGCTGGCGGATGTGCCCGGCGGTGCAAACAGCGGCTTCAACGACTACGCCTTCGTCTGGGAGAAGCAGCGGCTGCGCTACTACGTCAACGGCACACTCGTGCATGAGGTGACGGATGCAACGAAGCTCCCTGTCAATGCCCAGAAGATCTTCGTCAGCCTCTGGGGCACCGACAGCCTGACCGACTGGATGGGGACGTTCAGCTACAGCGCGCCGACGCAGCTTCTCATCGACCGCATCGCCTTTACCGCCGAAGGGGACGGGTGCCAGTTCGCCGAATCCGTGGCCTGCACGCTGAACTGA
- a CDS encoding acyltransferase — MTDIVELNANISSRINLMRIVLISGIVFVHVPYDPASSPFTGTNGLIDWLRVFLGDSLFRVGVPCLSAISGYLLFRRGLEHFSYGKMMRTKVLTVLVPFLLWNGAFLALVFLVQKNGIGFGYLPDVVNAPPREMASLAFALEGWPINLPLYFLRDLLLCLLLSPVLAVLVVRYPRATLIALFAYAVLPLPNGIFLKESILFGFSVGIAIALHRVDVKVLDRHTGAIVLAMLFATVLLSVGLYLTGPVFPLWLDILRATTALAGIVGSWALSELLVRTRLGAQLATGGGLSFWIFCGHYPLLVAFWMVWNRLEIDHYVLFYFAAPLLALAILVPSHAIVQRKLPVLHALLTGSRTSRNGPQKPLAPANAASVGYATRQR, encoded by the coding sequence GTGACTGACATCGTGGAACTGAACGCGAATATCTCTTCGCGGATCAATCTGATGCGCATCGTGCTCATCTCGGGGATCGTCTTCGTGCACGTGCCCTATGATCCGGCGAGCAGCCCGTTTACGGGCACGAATGGTTTGATTGACTGGTTGCGAGTCTTCCTTGGCGACAGTCTTTTTCGCGTTGGCGTGCCCTGCCTTAGCGCCATCTCCGGCTATCTTCTCTTCCGGCGCGGGCTGGAACATTTCAGCTATGGAAAGATGATGCGGACCAAGGTGCTGACCGTTCTGGTGCCGTTTCTGCTCTGGAACGGTGCATTTCTCGCGCTCGTCTTTCTCGTGCAGAAGAATGGGATCGGCTTCGGCTACCTGCCCGATGTCGTGAACGCGCCCCCCCGGGAAATGGCAAGCCTGGCGTTTGCCCTCGAAGGCTGGCCGATCAACCTGCCGCTCTATTTCCTGCGCGATCTTCTTCTTTGCCTGCTCCTGTCGCCGGTGCTTGCCGTGCTGGTGGTTCGCTATCCGCGCGCCACCCTAATCGCGCTGTTTGCCTATGCGGTGCTCCCGCTGCCGAACGGCATCTTCCTAAAAGAATCGATCCTCTTCGGCTTCAGCGTCGGCATCGCTATCGCCCTGCACCGGGTCGATGTGAAGGTTTTGGATCGGCATACCGGTGCGATCGTTCTCGCCATGCTGTTCGCCACGGTGCTCCTTTCCGTTGGTCTCTACCTGACCGGGCCGGTGTTTCCGCTTTGGCTGGACATCCTCCGAGCGACTACGGCGCTCGCCGGTATCGTCGGGTCATGGGCCCTTTCGGAACTTCTCGTCCGCACGCGTCTCGGCGCACAGCTCGCAACGGGCGGCGGCCTCAGCTTCTGGATCTTCTGTGGGCATTATCCGCTGCTGGTGGCGTTTTGGATGGTGTGGAACCGGCTGGAGATTGACCACTACGTGCTCTTCTATTTCGCGGCCCCATTGCTGGCGCTCGCCATCCTCGTTCCCTCCCACGCTATCGTGCAGCGAAAGCTTCCGGTCCTGCATGCGCTTCTGACCGGCAGCCGCACCTCGCGCAACGGTCCGCAAAAACCTCTCGCTCCGGCCAATGCCGCGAGCGTCGGCTATGCGACCCGCCAACGCTGA
- a CDS encoding lipopolysaccharide biosynthesis protein, translated as MPTVINAKSVTRNVGWSVLSKTSTFGLKFVTVPILARILTPEEFGAVAVALTVVQFLAMIGGAGLASALIIQPDENRETIHSVFWANLAISCLMAFGIFLWAEPIAALLGAADAAYLVRLLSLLIPLQLGGDVAYALLARRMQFSRDALWNMISESAGALAAVVLALVGFGVWALVAQIFLSALIRLAGLFAVSRYVPRAVFSPRRVLGLTRFSLGMMGSEIANFVSFQSPMVIISRFLGLADAGAYSAANRFSSIPNQVVLSAVMGVLFPAFSSMMQDSARRSNALMLSTQVTTVLLAPMMFGLWALAEPAMLTLFGHQWAYAWPVLGLLALSKGLLTPCSTYIPYLKGVGHGGTLFWWAILRAVITTGAVAYGAHNGSLVEAMVWLCVVNGFVLVGYSVVVFRADGTPFLRGFLLSCRPMFSAIVMALIVRSLFDHFGHLVPNAAAEVALGAVVGSAIYGGLILLTERPLLRKLMQLARKRPPIPETSPAE; from the coding sequence ATGCCCACCGTCATCAACGCCAAATCGGTCACGCGAAACGTCGGCTGGAGCGTCCTATCCAAGACAAGCACATTCGGGCTGAAGTTTGTCACCGTGCCGATTTTGGCACGAATCCTCACCCCCGAAGAGTTCGGCGCGGTGGCGGTTGCGCTCACCGTCGTGCAGTTTCTGGCGATGATCGGTGGTGCCGGTCTGGCGTCCGCGCTGATCATCCAACCCGATGAAAACAGGGAGACGATTCACTCCGTTTTTTGGGCGAATCTGGCAATTTCCTGCCTGATGGCGTTCGGCATTTTTCTGTGGGCCGAACCGATCGCGGCGCTGCTCGGCGCCGCCGATGCGGCCTATCTCGTGCGGCTGCTTAGCCTGCTCATTCCCTTGCAGCTTGGCGGCGACGTGGCCTATGCGCTTCTGGCGCGGCGCATGCAGTTCAGCAGGGACGCGCTGTGGAACATGATCTCCGAATCGGCCGGCGCGCTTGCCGCTGTCGTGCTGGCGCTGGTTGGTTTCGGTGTCTGGGCGCTGGTCGCGCAGATCTTCCTTTCGGCATTGATTCGCCTGGCGGGGCTGTTCGCGGTTTCGCGCTATGTACCACGAGCGGTGTTCTCGCCGCGCCGCGTGCTCGGGCTGACGCGCTTCAGCCTTGGCATGATGGGGTCGGAAATCGCCAACTTCGTCAGTTTCCAATCGCCGATGGTGATCATCTCGCGCTTCCTCGGCCTTGCAGATGCGGGTGCCTACTCGGCGGCGAACCGTTTCTCCAGCATCCCGAATCAGGTGGTCCTGTCCGCGGTCATGGGGGTGCTGTTTCCGGCATTCAGCAGCATGATGCAGGACAGCGCCCGCCGGTCGAACGCGCTGATGCTCAGCACCCAAGTGACGACCGTGCTGCTCGCACCAATGATGTTCGGTCTCTGGGCATTGGCCGAACCGGCCATGCTCACGCTTTTCGGCCACCAGTGGGCCTATGCCTGGCCGGTGTTAGGCCTCTTGGCGTTGTCAAAGGGGCTTCTCACGCCCTGCAGCACCTACATCCCCTACCTGAAGGGGGTCGGCCATGGGGGCACGCTATTCTGGTGGGCCATCCTGCGTGCAGTGATCACTACGGGTGCCGTCGCCTACGGCGCCCACAATGGCTCGCTCGTCGAGGCTATGGTCTGGCTATGCGTGGTCAATGGGTTCGTGCTTGTCGGCTATTCCGTCGTCGTCTTTCGCGCTGACGGAACCCCGTTCCTGCGCGGCTTCCTGCTGTCCTGCCGGCCGATGTTCTCTGCCATCGTTATGGCGCTCATCGTTCGCTCGCTGTTTGACCATTTCGGTCATCTGGTACCGAACGCAGCGGCGGAGGTTGCCCTTGGGGCGGTGGTCGGCAGTGCAATCTACGGAGGGCTCATCCTGCTCACCGAACGCCCCCTGCTCAGGAAACTGATGCAGCTTGCACGCAAGCGCCCGCCCATCCCCGAGACAAGCCCGGCCGAATAA
- a CDS encoding glycosyltransferase family 2 protein has translation MAKLTVAIPYYQKEPGILRRALASVFAQTFTDFDIVIVDDQSPYPIDDELAPLPAEQRSRIRVIRQDNAGPGGARNTALDNVSAATEFVAFLDSDDVWTPDHLRNAFEGMTRFGADCYWASITGGDAFYYHFGVADLEKTERVDRLQETPLLVEIPELSRVMLKNWSFLHLSCMVIGRKLFEAIRFDPKLLLAAEDVLFFCDCVLAAERVILCDAPGAVRGEGINIFHGIDNDSPQFLKQQFNTWVALDTLEGRFARRSPEATSIRAYKGTARRQALWSQARLVKRRKVPQLNLLAKWVWRDPVLLRSAFELAAGKFSR, from the coding sequence ATGGCGAAGCTGACTGTTGCAATCCCATACTACCAAAAGGAACCCGGCATTCTGAGGCGCGCGCTCGCCTCCGTCTTTGCCCAGACCTTCACCGATTTCGACATCGTTATCGTCGATGATCAGTCACCCTATCCGATCGACGACGAGCTTGCGCCGCTGCCTGCCGAGCAACGATCCCGCATCAGGGTTATCCGTCAGGACAATGCCGGCCCGGGCGGAGCGCGCAACACGGCGCTCGACAATGTCAGTGCAGCCACCGAGTTCGTCGCCTTCCTCGATTCCGACGACGTCTGGACCCCCGATCACCTGCGCAATGCCTTTGAAGGCATGACGCGCTTCGGCGCCGACTGCTACTGGGCCTCGATCACCGGCGGCGACGCGTTCTACTACCATTTTGGTGTCGCCGATCTCGAAAAAACGGAGCGCGTCGACCGCCTGCAGGAGACACCGCTCCTGGTCGAGATTCCCGAGCTTTCCCGCGTCATGCTGAAGAACTGGAGCTTCCTGCACCTCTCCTGCATGGTCATTGGCAGAAAGCTTTTCGAGGCAATCCGTTTTGATCCCAAGCTGCTGCTTGCGGCCGAGGACGTGCTGTTCTTTTGCGACTGCGTGCTCGCGGCTGAACGCGTCATCTTGTGCGACGCGCCAGGTGCGGTTCGCGGCGAGGGCATCAACATCTTCCACGGTATCGACAACGATTCCCCGCAATTCCTGAAGCAGCAGTTCAACACCTGGGTGGCGCTCGATACGCTGGAGGGACGTTTTGCCCGTCGCTCGCCCGAGGCGACCTCGATCCGCGCCTACAAGGGCACGGCCCGGCGGCAGGCGCTGTGGAGCCAGGCACGGCTCGTCAAGCGGCGCAAGGTGCCGCAGCTCAACCTGCTTGCCAAATGGGTCTGGCGCGATCCGGTGCTGCTGCGCAGCGCGTTCGAGCTCGCCGCCGGCAAGTTTTCCCGCTGA
- a CDS encoding polysaccharide pyruvyl transferase family protein → MKPYYWESQHGNFGDDLNLWLWDFLLPGFRDVHPDTLLVGVGTVLNEVLLPEEGRKLVLGSGFGYGALPDMSDTATWDIRCVRGPLTAQKIGIDEKLGIIDPAVMVADMPEFRHLPKAHRKSFVPHWESTIAGLWPEVCATVGVNYIDPRGDAKEVIAEIARSEMIIAESMHGAILADAFRVPWVAVSTSPNINSFKWNDWTDTVGVTYRPCHVPVSSRAEAIIKGTRFWGVEFEPQRGDVDEPQGAAQGELLVRERSPRRKTLRSAAKQMLAAPSALALWQAGRTEPQLSADGALSERKERFLTTLDGVRRDYF, encoded by the coding sequence ATGAAGCCCTACTATTGGGAATCGCAGCACGGCAATTTCGGCGACGACCTCAACCTCTGGCTCTGGGATTTCCTGCTACCGGGCTTTCGCGACGTTCATCCTGACACGTTGCTGGTCGGCGTGGGGACCGTGCTCAACGAGGTGCTCCTGCCGGAAGAGGGGCGCAAGTTGGTGCTGGGAAGTGGCTTCGGCTATGGAGCGCTGCCGGACATGAGCGACACTGCTACATGGGATATCCGCTGCGTCCGCGGGCCGCTGACCGCGCAAAAGATCGGCATCGATGAAAAACTCGGGATCATCGACCCGGCGGTGATGGTGGCCGATATGCCGGAGTTCCGCCATCTCCCAAAGGCACATCGAAAGAGCTTCGTGCCGCATTGGGAATCGACGATTGCCGGTTTGTGGCCGGAAGTCTGCGCCACGGTCGGTGTCAACTACATCGACCCGCGCGGGGACGCGAAGGAGGTGATCGCCGAAATCGCCCGGTCGGAGATGATTATCGCCGAGTCCATGCATGGGGCCATTCTCGCCGACGCGTTCCGTGTCCCCTGGGTCGCGGTGTCCACCTCGCCCAACATCAATAGCTTCAAATGGAACGACTGGACGGATACTGTCGGCGTCACATACCGGCCGTGCCACGTTCCCGTTTCCAGCCGGGCGGAGGCGATCATCAAGGGCACCCGTTTCTGGGGCGTCGAGTTCGAGCCGCAGCGGGGCGACGTCGACGAGCCACAGGGGGCGGCGCAAGGAGAACTCCTCGTCCGGGAGAGGTCTCCTCGCCGTAAAACGTTGCGGTCGGCCGCCAAGCAGATGCTTGCCGCACCATCGGCACTGGCGCTCTGGCAGGCAGGCCGCACCGAGCCGCAGTTGAGTGCTGACGGTGCGCTCAGCGAGCGCAAGGAGCGCTTTCTCACGACCCTCGACGGCGTTCGCCGCGATTACTTCTGA
- a CDS encoding glycosyltransferase family 2 protein, translating into MSNGICVIIAAKNAASTIGRAISSALREPETSEVVVVDDGSTDDTRGAALAADDSSSRLRVLRFDENRGPAAARNHAIRLSQSPILSVLDADDFLLPGRYARLLAQDGWDFVADNIAFVDEARAADVHLKIPEFEPEPYHIDLSTFVEGNISRPGVRRGEIGFLKPLIRRDFLDRHELRYKEQLRLGEDYDLYARALAKGARYKVIHSCGYGAVVRGNSLSGSHRTEDLKQLYEADRAMLAEPGLPPKERALIRKHERHIRARYELRHFLDLKRKFGIARAASYAVTHPIAFPAIAGGILSDKTARFRHPVEAPEVLGGIGSIRYLLAASPRGR; encoded by the coding sequence ATGAGTAATGGAATATGTGTCATCATCGCTGCCAAAAATGCCGCCTCTACCATCGGGCGAGCCATTTCATCAGCGTTGAGAGAGCCGGAAACGAGCGAAGTCGTCGTTGTCGACGATGGATCGACGGACGACACACGCGGGGCGGCGCTTGCCGCGGACGATTCCAGCAGCCGCTTGCGTGTCCTTCGCTTTGATGAAAATCGCGGACCGGCCGCGGCGCGAAACCACGCGATCAGGCTCTCGCAGTCACCGATCCTCAGCGTTCTCGACGCCGACGACTTCCTGCTTCCAGGACGATATGCGCGCCTGCTTGCACAAGACGGCTGGGACTTCGTCGCCGACAACATCGCCTTTGTCGACGAGGCCCGGGCAGCGGATGTCCATCTAAAGATCCCCGAATTCGAGCCGGAGCCGTACCATATCGATCTGAGCACATTCGTCGAAGGCAACATTTCCCGCCCTGGTGTTCGCCGGGGCGAGATCGGCTTTCTCAAGCCGCTGATCCGACGCGATTTTCTTGACCGGCACGAACTGCGCTACAAGGAACAGCTAAGGCTCGGCGAAGACTATGATCTCTATGCCCGGGCTCTCGCGAAGGGCGCGCGTTACAAAGTCATCCACAGTTGCGGTTATGGGGCGGTCGTGCGCGGTAATTCGTTGAGCGGCAGCCACCGGACGGAGGACCTTAAGCAGCTCTACGAAGCCGATCGTGCGATGCTTGCCGAACCGGGACTGCCGCCGAAGGAACGGGCATTGATCCGCAAGCACGAACGCCATATCCGGGCGCGCTATGAACTGCGGCACTTCCTCGATCTGAAGAGGAAGTTCGGCATTGCACGGGCCGCCTCCTACGCGGTGACGCATCCCATCGCATTTCCCGCCATCGCCGGCGGCATCCTGTCCGACAAGACCGCACGCTTTCGCCACCCCGTCGAGGCGCCCGAAGTTCTCGGTGGCATCGGCTCGATCCGCTACCTGCTCGCCGCATCGCCGCGCGGGCGATAG